Proteins encoded in a region of the Ptychodera flava strain L36383 chromosome 4, AS_Pfla_20210202, whole genome shotgun sequence genome:
- the LOC139131947 gene encoding transient-receptor-potential-like protein isoform X1 has product MMELSSSTLELVPPSYANSPNLHVRGVTPQLNAYTYASKRSPSVISGISSIPLQLFSEGNRLTSKEKTFLEAAEKGDKATILRCVTPPDPVNVNVTNLLGRSALQMAVDNENIEIVEILLAQPNVQIGDALLYAIREGVYKMVEMMVNHPSISREMLGGEWSKMTKGPMEESSDYSPDISPVILAAHCNQFEILQLLLTRGATISRPHTVTCSCETCTAKQHEDSLRHSLHRINTYKSLASPAWISLTSSDPILTAFKLSWELEHLAMRENEFKDVYQELSGQCKTYAVDLLEQCRSSEEVIAVLNRENDPEDEYAEDDVMAGKITLSRLKLALKYEQKQFVAHAHTQQLLTSIWYEGLPGWRKHNGFVKLLICLGVIVLLPFMAMYYLFFPRTKVGQLLRTPFMKFMNHSISFGFFLLLLVLASTVRLPPQNDSTTENYEGSPRGREPNAIEILIAFWVFGFIWGECKQLWEEGLKAYIRQWWNWLDFIMLSLYLCTISLRFAAWWLRGSGKYPELQNSEQQRINWPVDDPTLISEGVFAVANVFSFFRIIYLFQANPYLGPLQISLGCMLIDIAKFLFIFFLVLLSFACGLNQLYWYHESSIQNPDQTCESSPTVFLSLPSTMQTLFWALFGLVNVDVIRLSMKGHVYTETVGEALLAAYHVASIIVLLNMLIAMMSNSYQEIEDHADREWKFARTKLWMSYFDEGSTLPPPFNLIISPKSIAYFFKAIRRIMCGKCAKTKSKPQRQSLEGSIKKTHQSNDGMIGPNLQKNTKYQDVMKRLVSRYIHQRKAEQKQDGVNEDDLNEIKQDISSLRYELREDRKKEQMRGTSQIENVKEEIICELRGIAPTPDGTPVTATPPPALPISAALSQSRISKTDLQLLREDIIDAVRSEVKAEVLDALRDALHSPGCKSGAQNFVPPSGELYHTHLYTQL; this is encoded by the exons ATGATGGAACTCTCGTCATCTACATTGGAGCTTGTACCTCCGAGTTACGCCAACAGCCCTAATTTGCACGTCAGGGGTGTAACACCACAACTGAATGCATACACTTACGCGTCTAAACGCTCCCCGTCTGTCATATCAGGGATCAGCAGCATACCGCTGCAATTGTTCAGTGAGGGAAACAGACTGACGAGCAAGGAGAAAACTTTCCTGGAAGCTGCCGAGAAAGGTGACAAAGCTACCATACTGCGATGCGTGACGCCGCCAGACCcggtcaatgtcaatgtcaccaACTTGCTCGGCAGGAGCGCCCTACAAATGGCCGTCGACAACGAAAATATCGAAATAGTCGAAATTTTACTGGCGCAGCCGAATGTTCAGATAGGCGATGCTTTGTTGTATGCGATCAGGGAAGGCGTCTATAAGATGGTGGAAATGATGGTAAACCATCCAAGCATAAGTCGAGAAATGCTGGGTGGCGAATGGAGTAAAATGACTAAAGGCCCCATGGAAGAGAGTAGTGATTACTCTCCAGACATATCGCCAGTCATATTGGCAGCACATTGCAACCAGTTTGAAATATTACAACTTCTGCTCACGCGGGGTGCGACAATATCGCGTCCACACACTGTCACGTGCAGCTGCGAAACCTGCACGGCGAAGCAACACGAGGACAGTTTGCGGCACTCGCTTCATCGCATAAACACTTACAAATCTCTGGCGAGCCCTGCATGGATATCGCTCACGAGTAGCGATCCCATACTGACTGCGTTCAAGCTGAGTTGGGAGTTGGAACACCTCGCCATGAGGGAGAACgagttcaaggatgtttaccAGGAGCTGAGCGGGCAGTGTAAAACTTATGCCGTTGACCTTTTAGAGCAGTGCCGCAGTTCTGAAGAGGTCATCGCCGTACTGAATCGGGAGAATGACCCCGAAGATGAATACGCCGAAGATGACGTCATGGCCGGGAAAATAACATTATCGAGGCTGAAATTGGCCCTTAAGTACGAGCAGAAACAG TTTGTTGCCCATGCTCATACTCAACAACTACTGACGTCGATTTGGTACGAAGGGTTGCCCGGATGGAGAAAACACAACGGCTTTGTGAAGTTACTCATCTGTCTCGGGGTCATCGTACTTTTGCCCTTCATGGCGATGTACTACCTATTCTTTCCGAGAACCAAAGTTGGGCAGCTTCTACGGACACCctttatgaagtttatgaaccACAGTATATCGTTTGGATTTTTCTTGCTGCTGTTGGTGCTAGCCTCAACTGTACGACTCCCGCCTCAGAACGACTCGACCACGGAGAATTACGAGGGAAGTCCACGTGGAAGGGAACCAAACGCAATTGAAATTTTGATCGCATTTTGGGTTTTTG GTTTTATTTGGGGCGAATGCAAACAGCTTTGGGAGGAAGGTCTGAAGGCGTACATTCGTCAATGGTGGAACTGGCTTGACTTTATCATGTTATCACTGTATCTGTGTACCATCTCGCTACGATTCGCCGCCTGGTGGCTCAGGGGTTCCGGAAAATATCCAGAGCTACAGAACAGCGAACAACAACGCATTAACTGGCCCGTCGACGACCCTACTCTGATATCGGAGGGTGTGTTCGCAGTGGCCAACGTGTTCAGTTTCTTTCGGATCATCTATCTGTTTCAAGCCAATCCATATCTGGGACCGTTGCAGATCTCCCTGGGATGTATGCTGattgacattgcaaagtttctctttattttcttcttGGTATTGTTGTCCTTCGCTTGTGGACTGAACCAGCTGTACTGGTATCACGAATCTTCGATACAAAACCCAGACCAGACCTGCGAATCCAGTCCCACCGTCTTTCTCAG TTTACCGAGTACAATGCAGACGCTATTCTGGGCCTTGTTTGGTTTAGTTAACGTTGACGTAATTAGACTGTCAATGAAAGGTCATGTATATACAGAGACCGTTGGAGAGGCACTGCTGGCTGCCTATCACGTCGCTTCTATCATTGTATTGCTAAACATGTTAATTGCTATGATGAGCAACTCATATCAAGAAATTGAG GACCATGCAGACAGGGAATGGAAATTTGCTCGCACAAAGCTATGGATGAGCTACTTTGATGAGGGGTCAACTCTCCCCCCTCCCTTCAACTTAATCATTAGCCCCAAGTCAATTGCATACTTCTTCAAAGCAATAAGGAGGATTATGTGCGGTAAATGTGCCAAGACCAAATCCAAGCCACAACGTCAATCCTTGGAAGGTTCTATCAAG AAAACTCACCAAAGCAACGATGGGATGATAGGACCGAACCTTCAGAAAAACACCAAGTACCAAGATGTTATGAAGAGGCTTGTCAGCCGATACATACATCAACGAAAGGCAGAACAAAAACAAGACGGTGTTAATGAAGATGACCTCAATGAAATCAAACAAGACATTTCAAGTCTAAG ATACGAGCTCAGAGAAGACAGGAAAAAAGAACAGATGAGGGGAACATCGcaaattgaaaatgtcaaggaGGAAATTATCTGCGAACTTCGCGGGATTGCGCCCACGCCTGACGGCACGCCTGTCACGGCGACACCGCCTCCGGCGTTACCGATTTCGGCAGCATTGTCACAGTCGAGAATCAGTAAGACTGACCTGCAGCTTCTGAGGGAGGACATCATTGATGCTGTGCGCAGTGAAGTGAAAGCTGAGGTTCTTGACGCTCTCAGAGATGCTCTGCACAGCCCTGGATGTAAATCTGGCGCGCAAAACTTTGTGCCGCCTAGTGGGGAACTCTATCACACACACTTATACACCCAATTGTAA
- the LOC139131947 gene encoding transient-receptor-potential-like protein isoform X2, with protein MMELSSSTLELVPPSYANSPNLHVRGVTPQLNAYTYASKRSPSVISGISSIPLQLFSEGNRLTSKEKTFLEAAEKGDKATILRCVTPPDPVNVNVTNLLGRSALQMAVDNENIEIVEILLAQPNVQIGDALLYAIREGVYKMVEMMVNHPSISREMLGGEWSKMTKGPMEESSDYSPDISPVILAAHCNQFEILQLLLTRGATISRPHTVTCSCETCTAKQHEDSLRHSLHRINTYKSLASPAWISLTSSDPILTAFKLSWELEHLAMRENEFKDVYQELSGQCKTYAVDLLEQCRSSEEVIAVLNRENDPEDEYAEDDVMAGKITLSRLKLALKYEQKQFVAHAHTQQLLTSIWYEGLPGWRKHNGFVKLLICLGVIVLLPFMAMYYLFFPRTKVGQLLRTPFMKFMNHSISFGFFLLLLVLASTVRLPPQNDSTTENYEGSPRGREPNAIEILIAFWVFGFIWGECKQLWEEGLKAYIRQWWNWLDFIMLSLYLCTISLRFAAWWLRGSGKYPELQNSEQQRINWPVDDPTLISEGVFAVANVFSFFRIIYLFQANPYLGPLQISLGCMLIDIAKFLFIFFLVLLSFACGLNQLYWYHESSIQNPDQTCESSPTVFLSLTDTCVTLFWAVFGMVKRDMTQLAHNLAFTESIGELLLLCWSMASIIVLINMLIAMMSQSYQHIQDHADREWKFARTKLWMSYFDEGSTLPPPFNLIISPKSIAYFFKAIRRIMCGKCAKTKSKPQRQSLEGSIKKTHQSNDGMIGPNLQKNTKYQDVMKRLVSRYIHQRKAEQKQDGVNEDDLNEIKQDISSLRYELREDRKKEQMRGTSQIENVKEEIICELRGIAPTPDGTPVTATPPPALPISAALSQSRISKTDLQLLREDIIDAVRSEVKAEVLDALRDALHSPGCKSGAQNFVPPSGELYHTHLYTQL; from the exons ATGATGGAACTCTCGTCATCTACATTGGAGCTTGTACCTCCGAGTTACGCCAACAGCCCTAATTTGCACGTCAGGGGTGTAACACCACAACTGAATGCATACACTTACGCGTCTAAACGCTCCCCGTCTGTCATATCAGGGATCAGCAGCATACCGCTGCAATTGTTCAGTGAGGGAAACAGACTGACGAGCAAGGAGAAAACTTTCCTGGAAGCTGCCGAGAAAGGTGACAAAGCTACCATACTGCGATGCGTGACGCCGCCAGACCcggtcaatgtcaatgtcaccaACTTGCTCGGCAGGAGCGCCCTACAAATGGCCGTCGACAACGAAAATATCGAAATAGTCGAAATTTTACTGGCGCAGCCGAATGTTCAGATAGGCGATGCTTTGTTGTATGCGATCAGGGAAGGCGTCTATAAGATGGTGGAAATGATGGTAAACCATCCAAGCATAAGTCGAGAAATGCTGGGTGGCGAATGGAGTAAAATGACTAAAGGCCCCATGGAAGAGAGTAGTGATTACTCTCCAGACATATCGCCAGTCATATTGGCAGCACATTGCAACCAGTTTGAAATATTACAACTTCTGCTCACGCGGGGTGCGACAATATCGCGTCCACACACTGTCACGTGCAGCTGCGAAACCTGCACGGCGAAGCAACACGAGGACAGTTTGCGGCACTCGCTTCATCGCATAAACACTTACAAATCTCTGGCGAGCCCTGCATGGATATCGCTCACGAGTAGCGATCCCATACTGACTGCGTTCAAGCTGAGTTGGGAGTTGGAACACCTCGCCATGAGGGAGAACgagttcaaggatgtttaccAGGAGCTGAGCGGGCAGTGTAAAACTTATGCCGTTGACCTTTTAGAGCAGTGCCGCAGTTCTGAAGAGGTCATCGCCGTACTGAATCGGGAGAATGACCCCGAAGATGAATACGCCGAAGATGACGTCATGGCCGGGAAAATAACATTATCGAGGCTGAAATTGGCCCTTAAGTACGAGCAGAAACAG TTTGTTGCCCATGCTCATACTCAACAACTACTGACGTCGATTTGGTACGAAGGGTTGCCCGGATGGAGAAAACACAACGGCTTTGTGAAGTTACTCATCTGTCTCGGGGTCATCGTACTTTTGCCCTTCATGGCGATGTACTACCTATTCTTTCCGAGAACCAAAGTTGGGCAGCTTCTACGGACACCctttatgaagtttatgaaccACAGTATATCGTTTGGATTTTTCTTGCTGCTGTTGGTGCTAGCCTCAACTGTACGACTCCCGCCTCAGAACGACTCGACCACGGAGAATTACGAGGGAAGTCCACGTGGAAGGGAACCAAACGCAATTGAAATTTTGATCGCATTTTGGGTTTTTG GTTTTATTTGGGGCGAATGCAAACAGCTTTGGGAGGAAGGTCTGAAGGCGTACATTCGTCAATGGTGGAACTGGCTTGACTTTATCATGTTATCACTGTATCTGTGTACCATCTCGCTACGATTCGCCGCCTGGTGGCTCAGGGGTTCCGGAAAATATCCAGAGCTACAGAACAGCGAACAACAACGCATTAACTGGCCCGTCGACGACCCTACTCTGATATCGGAGGGTGTGTTCGCAGTGGCCAACGTGTTCAGTTTCTTTCGGATCATCTATCTGTTTCAAGCCAATCCATATCTGGGACCGTTGCAGATCTCCCTGGGATGTATGCTGattgacattgcaaagtttctctttattttcttcttGGTATTGTTGTCCTTCGCTTGTGGACTGAACCAGCTGTACTGGTATCACGAATCTTCGATACAAAACCCAGACCAGACCTGCGAATCCAGTCCCACCGTCTTTCTCAG CCTTACAGACACATGTGTAACGTTGTTCTGGGCAGTGTTTGGCATGGTGAAGCGGGATATGACCCAACTTGCGCACAACCTGGCCTTCACAGAAAGCATTGGGGAACTTCTGTTGCTCTGTTGGAGCATGGCGTCAATCATTGTGCTCATCAATATGTTGATAGCCATGATGAGTCAATCTTATCAGCACATACAG GACCATGCAGACAGGGAATGGAAATTTGCTCGCACAAAGCTATGGATGAGCTACTTTGATGAGGGGTCAACTCTCCCCCCTCCCTTCAACTTAATCATTAGCCCCAAGTCAATTGCATACTTCTTCAAAGCAATAAGGAGGATTATGTGCGGTAAATGTGCCAAGACCAAATCCAAGCCACAACGTCAATCCTTGGAAGGTTCTATCAAG AAAACTCACCAAAGCAACGATGGGATGATAGGACCGAACCTTCAGAAAAACACCAAGTACCAAGATGTTATGAAGAGGCTTGTCAGCCGATACATACATCAACGAAAGGCAGAACAAAAACAAGACGGTGTTAATGAAGATGACCTCAATGAAATCAAACAAGACATTTCAAGTCTAAG ATACGAGCTCAGAGAAGACAGGAAAAAAGAACAGATGAGGGGAACATCGcaaattgaaaatgtcaaggaGGAAATTATCTGCGAACTTCGCGGGATTGCGCCCACGCCTGACGGCACGCCTGTCACGGCGACACCGCCTCCGGCGTTACCGATTTCGGCAGCATTGTCACAGTCGAGAATCAGTAAGACTGACCTGCAGCTTCTGAGGGAGGACATCATTGATGCTGTGCGCAGTGAAGTGAAAGCTGAGGTTCTTGACGCTCTCAGAGATGCTCTGCACAGCCCTGGATGTAAATCTGGCGCGCAAAACTTTGTGCCGCCTAGTGGGGAACTCTATCACACACACTTATACACCCAATTGTAA